In Nitrospiria bacterium, a single window of DNA contains:
- a CDS encoding TrmH family RNA methyltransferase, which produces MSKNPVKPFQNIDIVLVRPLRPGNIGSAARAMKNMGFSSLSLVDACNHLVSEAYQMAYGAHDVLEGAKHYATLSEASSVPTLNGLPVLTYREILVFLLKCNFSI; this is translated from the coding sequence ATGTCTAAGAACCCGGTTAAACCTTTTCAGAATATTGATATTGTTTTAGTGAGACCTCTTCGCCCCGGAAATATCGGCTCGGCCGCAAGGGCCATGAAGAATATGGGTTTTTCAAGTTTGTCTCTGGTGGATGCTTGCAACCATTTGGTGTCGGAAGCCTATCAAATGGCTTATGGTGCCCATGATGTTTTGGAAGGGGCCAAACATTATGCGACGTTATCCGAGGCCAGTAGTGTCCCAACGTTGAATGGGTTGCCTGTTCTAACTTATAGAGAAATATTGGTTTTTCTTTTAAAGTGCAATTTTTCGATTTGA